The Triticum urartu cultivar G1812 chromosome 6, Tu2.1, whole genome shotgun sequence genome includes the window CTGCTTCCGGCGATCCCATCCCGACGACCGCATGCACGGTTTGTCGGGAGAGTAGGTGCCTCCGGAACCCTGTCGTTCGAGATCCTGCCCGGAAGAACGACAATAAGGTTTTGGGGGAACGTCTCGACGCGACTGCTCCCGATCCGTCCCCGTTTCCGTCCGCCTCTGCTTCCACTACTTCACCTGCATCGACTCCATGGCTAATGACGAAGCCACTAAGAAGAAGGCCTCAGCCTATGCCGAGGCTGCCGCTGTCGCCGCCGCGTTGGCCTGGCCAACCGGAGGATATGACTCGTTCATCCTCTATTTGCTCGTTCATGTGATGGCCGTATATATGATGTTCGTAGATGTTTCGGTTCTATGTACTGTACGCTCTCACATGCTTAGGTATCGGTATGAAATGCATACCGTATTTGCCATGCTTATTGTTTACTCATGGATTAGTTTAGTGGAAAAAGTGTTAATATTTTCAACAGTAGTTCCAGTAGGTACGTGCACGGTGCAATTTGGCTACACACGAGCACCGCACGTCAATCATTGCACTTTTCTGAAAGATCTAAAAAATAATCTGTTTGAAAGATCTCAATTATTGCACTTTGGATTGTACTGTAACGACGAGCACAGTACGCCACCTTTCATGGTCTGCTGGTGATACACTACGGTACACCACCACCTAACAGAAAAATGGGAGACATCCCATCGACTCATGCAACCACCTAAACTTTCTACCACTGTTTATCACAGTGGGCGGAGTGTCTGATCTGACAGATAATGCACATAAAAGAGCCAATGCAACGGAAGAAGGCAGCATGCGCGATCGGAGCCAAGCTCGAGCAATCCACCGCGCGACTTCCCGAGAATCGACATGGTCTGCGACGAGAGCATGCCATTGGAACGCAAGTAGGTATGCGTGATCGGAGCCGGGATGGCCGGGCTGGCGTCAGCCCGCGAGCTGCGCCGGGAGGGCCACGACGTGACGGTGCTGGAGCAGAACGCCGACGTGGGCGGGCAGTGGCTGTACGACCCGAGGAGCGATGGCGCCGACGACCCGCTCGGCGCCGCGGAGACGGTGAAGGTGCACGGCAGCCTGTACGCGTCCCTCCGCGCCATCAGCGCCAGGGAGAACATGGGGTTCACCGACTTCCACTTCGCGCCCAAGGACGGCCGCGACGGCCGCCGCTTCCCGGGCCACCGCGAGGTGCAGCTCTACCTCAGGGACTTCTGCGACGCGTTCGGGCTCATGGAGGCGGTCCGGCTCAACACGCGTGTCCTGCGCGTCGCCATGGCGGTGGCTCCGACGCGGAAGTGGACGGTGAGGTCCGTACACGAGggcacggaggaggaggaggtcttCGACGCCGTCGTCGTGGCGAACGGCCACTACTCGCAGCCGAGGCTGCCAAGCATCCAGGGCATGGAGGCGTGGAGGGGGAGGCAGATGCACAGCCACTCGTACAGGGTGCCGGAGCCGTTCCGGGgcgacgtggtggtggtggtcgggTGCGGGGCGAGCGGCAAGGACATCGCCATGGAGGTCCGCGGGGTCGCCAAGGAGGTGCACCTCGTGGCCAAGTCCATGGAGGAGGTCACCCCCGGGCTCGCCAAAGTGCTCGCCAAGCATAGCGCCAACCTGCACCTGCAACTGCACGTACGTACTACTACGTCTATTCCGTGCTCCAGTCAGTCACGTCTCACGTCGGTCGGTCTCCACATGCAAAACGAAACGAGTGACCCGTACATGGAAAGCTACTAGGTGGAGCGCCTGTGCGAGGACGGGCTGGTGGtgttcggcggcggcggctccggcgtcCTCGCCGACACCATCATCTACTGCACGGGGTACAATTACTCTTTCCCGTTCCTGCACACGGCGGGGGCGGTCACCGTCGACGACAACCGCGTCGGCCCGCTGTTCGAGCACGTGTTCCCGCCGTCGCTGGCGCCGTCGCTCTCCTTCGTCGGCATACCCATAAAGGTTCGTGAAATCATAAGCATTACAGCAGATCTTGATTATACGTACCAAAACAAATTAATCAATGCGTCTGGTACGCAGGTGTTTGCGCCCCGGTTCTTCGAGGCTCAGGCGAAATGGGGGGCGCAGGTgctgtcagggaggaggacgctgccgccggAGCAGGAGATGATGCGGTCCGTGGAGGAGTATTACCGTGCCAGGGAGATCGCGGGCGTGCCCAAGAAGTACACCCACGACGTCTGCTTGTCTGAGACCATGCCCACGGTACGAACAACAAATTTAGCAGACTCCCTAAAAAGAGGGATCGACTATGCATCCTACCTGAAAAAAGAGCATCTGTCAGTCACTTATATTCTAGACCGTCTGATCTTCATCCAACGACTGTGAACAGACTTACACTGCTCATATTCAACCTCTGGTTTCTTCTTTCTCCCGTGTAGCCGTCAGCCAGCCCAGGCCCAGCCGCTGCCTCCGCCCCCATGGCCGGTGTCTAGCGCCACCTCGCCGTCCCGCCCTTCCCTCTACCTCTCCCCGTCGCCGTGCTGGCCGTCATCCTGGTCATCCCTTTAACCCGTCTCACCTAAAATAACTCGGGCGATCCCCTGCACCCCACCACCCCCTAATATAGATGTTGGGGTCATGGCTTCCCCTAAGATAGCTTCTCTTCTCCGGCGAGTTCCGGTACATTAGAATTAGCAAAACCAAAAATGAAATTTTAGATTTGCTATTCTCAGCCGACTCTTAGTCAATACAGAGTCCAGTCCCAATCCATCTGACGTTGAGGTCCATGTAAGTTATTTTTTTGGATCCCGATACCGCTCAGACGTTCATCTTTTACCATGGCAAATCGAAAGTTTTTATGGCAATTTTAGTGACATGAGGATGACAAGTTTAGTTAGCAAGCATGAGAAATCCGTGCTCAGTGTTTCTTTTGCCAGGAAATTACCATGTGTGTCAACTAAACTTGTTATCCACGCGTCACTAAAATTGCCATCAAAAAAGTAAGATTTGCCATGGTCAAATCtcgaacgttcgggatttatcattttcGTTTTTCTAAGTTTGGAAGCAGAAACTAGAAATTCTTTTGCACTAGTCTAGATGAACAATTTTTCATAACATAGTGAACTTCTTTCCAGATGTGTATTAACAAATTTGTAAAATCTCGGTCGACTAACCACTAGTTGGGTCCAAAATTGTTTAACTTTAAAGCAAGCGTGCAAAGTCAGATTCACTAAAACTACAACATTTATATTTTTACCGCCATGTGGAGCCTACTTGTCGATGTGATACATACTTATTTTGCCTTCTTTTTGGTTTAACCTACATTCTTCCCCCAACCACACCGCAACAGTATCTCTACTGTCTACCACTTTCCACACCACCCATAAGCTCATGTCGAGGCACCGGTCGTTGCTACTAGAGGGAGTGCGATGTGAAGCCCTTGGACATCGTGAGTGGGGAAGAAAGCGGCCACAGAAGGTGCACGATAGGCGACgacacactcaacaacttggtgGGGTAAGGGAGAGATGACCTCATCATCGCTGGCCATGGCGGCATTCATATTGGCCGCCGACCTATCGCTAGGTGGAGACGAGGGTGGGTGGTAGCGAAAACTGGTCCACAATGCCGAATGGAGGTAGTTGGCGCTAGTTTAGTGGTGTTGTGACAAACCCTCCCTCCATACCCGCAACACACACACAGACCGTAGTTACAAAGGGGCGTGGCTAATAGTCAATCGACTGAAAACTGGGTTTGGGTCGGTCGAACATTTTGGACCGTTGGATGGAAAATCAACAGCGAGATCGTCTTCTTCAATCTCCGACTCATCTTCCTCCTCTGACCACCTCATGTACCACCGGTCGGGCCGCCtgatgcccccccccccctccgagGCCATCAGCGTCCCACGACCGCCTCGCCACACCTCCCACCCCTGAACCCCCCCACTAGTCTTGCCGCCTCCccagccatccctctagcccTAAGCGATGACCGGTTTTTCTCCGGCGAACTTGCACCACCGCCGTGCTGCCACCCCCGACCACCGTTGTGCTGcctcccccacccccaccctAAGATAGATGATGGGGTAGACTGCCAGCGAGCTTCTTCCACTCCTCCAACGTGCTTCTTCCTCCCCTTCGGCAGTTTCTCCCTTCTAGCGAAATCGACCAACCCAAAATAAAAAATCAGACGGCCGCATGTAGCTATTGTGGACATTTATACCCCCCCCCTCCCTCCCTACCACATACCCCCAACACACACAAACTGTAGTTAAAGTGATATTTATACCACCACCCCTCCCCCAAATATAAATGCCAGACGACAAGTTTGAAGTGTCTTTAGAATAAATGGAGACGGTTTAGAGACTCTGCCATCATAGATTTTTTTTACTCCTAGCCTTATATTAAACTTTTTTAAAAGGAGATAATTTAGTGAATCCGTTAGACTTGCTCTAGCAACTATTTCATACCAAGCTAGCTGATCAAGGTATTTACCTTCAGAGTATTTTTTTTGTTCCTTTGATCTGCAGTACATGGATGATTTCGGGAGCAAGTATTGTGACTTCCCACGCGTGGAGAGATGGCATCACGAGCTGGTCGTTTCGTTGTTTGCCAACATGAACAACAATCTCGAGACCTTTCGCGAGGACTACCAAGACACCGACTCCATCTGCAAGGGTGTGGAGGAGTGGCACTTGTCTGCACAACAGCctcaagctgctcctgctgctaaAAAGATGTCGCTTGGTCTTTCATGAACAAGCATAGTGGTCTGTGCACACCCTTCATGACATGGCAGGCCTTCCAGGCTTCCACAGTAATCATCGATATGTTTTATTGGTTTTCGTACTTATATAAGTTGTATGATTCGGAAATGTCACAGATATAAATGCATTTATGTGATTTATGATCTGTAGTGAATTAAGTTGCACACATACATGGTGCAGGGGACAATAGAGGTTTTTCCCACCATTTTCAGAACAAAATATTTCTCAAACTGCTGAACACTTGAGTCAgtgatgacccaaaagtataggggatctatcgtagtcctttagataagtaagagtgtcgaacccaacgaggagcagaatgaaatgataaacggttttcagcaaggtattctctgcaagcactgaaattataggtaatagataattttgtgataagataattggtaatgagcaacaagtaacaaaagtgaataaagttcagcaaggtggcccaatcctttttgtagcaaaggacaagcctggacaacctcttatatagagaaaagcgctctcgaggacacatgggaatatcgtcaagctagttttcatcacgttcatatgattcgcgttcggtactttgataatctgatatgtgggtggaccggtgcttgggtactgcccttacttggacaagcatcccacttatgattaacctttattgcaagcatccgcaactacaacaaaagtattaaggtaaacctaaccatagcatggaacatatggatccaaatcagccccttatgaagtaacgcataaactagggtttaagctttctatcactctagcaacccatcatctacttattacttcccaatgccttcctctaggaccaaataatggtgaagtgtcatgtagtcgacgttcacataacaccactagagaagagacaacatacatctcatcaaaatatcgaacgaataccaaattcacatgactactaatagcaagacttctcccatgtcctcagaaacaaacgtaactactcacaaagcatattcatgttcataataagaggggtattaatatgcatataggatctgaacatatgatcttccaccaaataaaccaactagcatcaactacaaggagtaattaacactactagcaacccacatgtaccaatccaagacttggagacaagaattggatacaagagatgaactagggttttgagaggagatggtgctggtgaagatgttgatggagattgccctctcccgataagaggagcgttggtgatgacgatgtcgatgatttccccctcccagatggaagtttccccggcagaacagctccgccagagccctagattggttccgccaaggttccgcctcgtggcggcggagtctcatccggAAAGATGGATTATAATTTTTTCCtcattgaaagacttcatataacagaagatggtcatcggagggccaccagggggcccacgaggtagggggcgcccaggggtggggggcgccccctccctcgtgggcagggtgtggcccccccggtgaacttcttgcgctcagtatttattatatattctgaaaatgacttccgtgaagtttcaggacttttggagctgtgcagaataggtctctaatatttgctccttttccagcccagaatcccagctgccggcattctccctctttatgtaaaccttgtaaaataagagagaataggcataagtattgtgatataatgtgtaataacagcccataatgcaataaacaTCGATAttaaagcatgatgcaaaatggacgtatcaactcccccaagcttagacctcgcttgttcTCAAGCGAAAgacgaaatcgaaaaatatgtccacatgtttagagatagaggtgtcaataaaaataaaatacggacatgagggcatcatgatcattcttagaacaacaacttatataatttttgtcatatgatctcttatgctagagtaacaattcaatcacaatttcaagtatgaattataaacttcattgaaaactaacaaactataatctcggtcattggagcaattgcaatttatcataacataggaaagagtcaatataagagcttttcagcaagtccacatactcaactatcatatagtctttcaaaattgctaacactcacgcaatacttatgggtatggagttttaatcggacacagagaaagataggggcttatagttttgcctcccaacgttttacctcaagggtaatgtcaacaataatagttcatgaaaactcacatccaattagccatatatgcCAGGATCTTTCCatcatgttgtgcttgccaaaagataaaatgtaaaaaggaaggatgaagatcaccatgactcttatgtaaggtaggagataaaagtaaaagataggccctttgcagagggaagcagaggttgtcatgcgcttttatggttggatgcacaaaatcttaatgcgaaagaacgtcactttatattgccacttgtgatatggacctttattatgcagtctgtcgcttttatttcttccatatcacacgatcgtataaagcttattttctcccacactaataagtcatacatatttagagggcaatttttattgcttgcaccgatgacaacttacttgagggatcttactcaatccatatgtaggtatggtggactctcatggcaaaactggtttaagggtgtttggaagcacaagtagtatctctacttggtgcgaagaattggctagcatgagagggaaaggcaagctcaaccatgttggatgatccatgacaatataatttatctcaaatgtaagaaaacataacccattacgttgtcttccttgtccaacgtcaactctttagcatgtcatattttaatgagtgttcacaatcataaaagatgtcgaagatagtatatttatatgtcaagacctctctttctttattacttcctattaattgcaacgatgaccaaaactatgtttttcaactctcaacaacttttattcatcatactctttctatgtgagcgcattactctccataagatccatatgatctcttttatttccttttattctttctcttttcttttattcactcaa containing:
- the LOC125514670 gene encoding flavin-containing monooxygenase FMO GS-OX-like 8 translates to MAGLASARELRREGHDVTVLEQNADVGGQWLYDPRSDGADDPLGAAETVKVHGSLYASLRAISARENMGFTDFHFAPKDGRDGRRFPGHREVQLYLRDFCDAFGLMEAVRLNTRVLRVAMAVAPTRKWTVRSVHEGTEEEEVFDAVVVANGHYSQPRLPSIQGMEAWRGRQMHSHSYRVPEPFRGDVVVVVGCGASGKDIAMEVRGVAKEVHLVAKSMEEVTPGLAKVLAKHSANLHLQLHVERLCEDGLVVFGGGGSGVLADTIIYCTGYNYSFPFLHTAGAVTVDDNRVGPLFEHVFPPSLAPSLSFVGIPIKVFAPRFFEAQAKWGAQVLSGRRTLPPEQEMMRSVEEYYRAREIAGVPKKYTHDVCLSETMPTYMDDFGSKYCDFPRVERWHHELVVSLFANMNNNLETFREDYQDTDSICKGVEEWHLSAQQPQAAPAAKKMSLGLS